The sequence GGTACGCCCGGGAGTTCCTCCCGTTCGGGTTCGGGTTCGCCGCCGGAGCCATGGTCTATCTGGTCGTGACCGAGTTCCTCCCGGAGGCCCTCGAGGCAGGGGAGAACCTCCCGATGGGTGGGAAACGAGAGCTCACTGGCGGCGTCGTGATCGGTGTGCTGTTGATGGCTCCACTCGCGTTGATCTGATCCGGCCGGCCCGCTCATCGACATGTTTTCCACGCCGCCACCGAAATAGCGGGATATGACTGGTGGGGACCGATTCGACGAGGTCGTCTCGGCGGTCCGCGAACGGGTGGACCCCGCCGAGGAGGAGCGCCGTCGACTCCAGCGCACCGCGGCGACCCTCGTCGCCGAGGCCGAGGCGGTGATCGACGACCTCGACGTCGACGCCGACGTCCTCCAGGTCGGATCGACCGCCCGCGAGACGTGGGTGAGCGGCGACCGCGACATCGACATCTTCGTGCGATTCGACACGTCCCTCACGAGGGCCGAACTCGAGCGGTACGGACTACAGGTGGGCAATCGCGTCCTGCCCGACGGTCGCGAGGAGTACGCCGAACATCCGTACGTCTCCGGCCAGCGAGACGGATTCGACGTCGACCTCGTCCCCTGTTATCGGGTCGACGCCGCCACTGAGATCCGCTCGTCCGTCGACAGGACGCCGTTCCACGATCGGTATCTCAGCGCACGGCTCACCCCGAAAACGGCCGGCGACGTTCGCCTGTTCAAGCAGTTCCTCAAGGGAATCCGGGCGTACGGCTCTGACCTCAAGACCCGTGGGTTCTCGGGCTACCTGACTGAGCTACTCGTACTCGAATACGGTGGCTTCGAGGCCGTTCTCGACGCCGCGTCGGCCTGGCAGCCACCCGTTCGACTCGATCCCGAAGAGCACGGGTCGACGACCTTCGACGACCCGCTCGTCGTCATCGATCCGACCGACCCCGACCGGAACGTCGCTGCCGTCGTCGACGCGAAGAACGTCGCGCGGCTCCAGCATTACGCTCGCGAGTTCCTCGCGGAACCGTCGGTGGATCGGTGCTTCCCGGACGATTTCGATCCGCTCACCGAGGCGGACATTCGAAACCATCTCGAACGTCGGGCTACGACGCCACTCGCCATTCGCTTCGATCCGCCGGACGTCGTGGACGACCAGCTCTACCCCCAGCTTCGTCGGTCGCTTCAGGGTCTCAGAACGGGGCTCGAACAGCAGGGTTTCGAGATCCTCCGGAGTACAGTCTTCGCCGATCGAACGGCGGTCCTGTTCCTCGAACTCACGGTCGCCACTCGTCCCGACGTGGAACGTCACGAGGGGCCGCCGGTACACGTGGAAGAACACGCACGGGGATTCCTGGAGAAATACGCCGATTCGGCCGTCTATGGACCGTTCATCGACGGCGACCGCTACGTCGTCGAACGCGAACGGTCGATCACCGCTGCTCGGGAGTTCGTCGAGACGGGATTGCTGGACGTCGCCCTCGGTGCACAGGTCGAGACGGCGCTGGAGGACGGCTACGACGTTCTGGAGGGGGCGGCGGTGACGGCGCTCGTACCGGAATTCGGCGGCGCGCTCGCTCGTTACTTCGAGCCGATGCCCTGACGTTCGGCCTGGACATCTTCGAACAGTGACTCGACGTCCGACTGGATTGGCTCCTCCGGTGTCGACGCACTCCGGCCTTCGAACACCTCGTGAACCGCTCCGACGCCTTCTGCCAGGGTATCGAGACCGTATCCGCCCTCGAGGATGAACCCGAGGTCCGAATCGGTGGCATTGGCGGTTTCGCGCACCCGTCTGGTGAGCAGTCTGAAGCCGCCGGTGGTCACGTGCATCCGGGAGATCGGATCGTGTCGATGGGCGTCGAACCCGGCGCTCACGAGTAACAGATCCGGATCGAAGGATTCGATGGCCGGACCGACGACGTCAGTGAGGGTCGCGTCGTACTCCGGGTTCCCGGAGCCAGCAGGCAGGGGGACGTTGAGCGTCGTTCCAGCGCCGTCTCCCTCGCCCATCTCGTCGATGTCGCCGGTGCCCGGGTAGAGGCCATCCTCGTGGATCGACGCGTAGAACACGTCGTCACGCTCGTAGAACATGTCCTGGGTTCCGTTGCCGTGGTGGACGTCCCAGTCGAGGATCGCGACGCGGTCTGCCCCTCGGGTATCGATGGCGTACTGGGCTGCGATACCGGCGTTGTTGAAGAAACAGAACCCCATCGCGTCGTCGGGCGTCGCGTGGTGGCCTGGCGGTCGGCCGAGGGCGAAAGGGGTTTCGTGGCCGCTCGCGCCCTCGAGGGCGACCGCTGCCGCCCAGATAGCGATACCGGCACTCGCCAGTGCGGCGTCCCAGGTCGTCTCGGTCGCGGCCGTGTCGGGGTCCCAGTTGCCTCCCCCACCTTCGATGAAGGCCCGCAGTTCGTCGACGTAGTCGTGTGTGTGGACGGCTTCGACGTGCTCTACGGGTGCCGGTTCCGGAGCCACGTACTCGACGCTCTCGAGCCCGTCGAGGTGTTCACGGATCGCTCGAAGGCGATCCGGGTTCTCGGGATGACGGGGCCCTGGGTCGTGTTCGAGGCAGGTTTCGCTGAAGCCGAATCTCATTCCACGAGTCGGAGATAGGTCTGGATATCTTCTGCCTGGATGGTCCGACGACCGGCGTGTTCCGCGAGCACTCGGGCACCATCGGCGACGTCGGCCGCCCACTCCTCGAGGATGGCGGCCAGCGCTACCCGGGCGTCCGCGGCGACGCGGAACTCCGGTGGGATGTCGAGTCTCGCGATCCGGTCGACCGGTGCCACTGGGAGGGTGACCGATTCGTCGCCCGTCGCGCTCGACGAGAAGTCCTCGACCATCAGCGTCTTCCGACCGTCGGCCCGTGCCCCTTCGGCCGCCTCGGCCGCCAGCGACGCTCCCCGTTCCTGTATCCGCCGTGCGAGCTCCTCCGCTGCGTCCTTGCTCACCCGCAGGTCTCCTGCTTGTCGTCGAATGAGCGTATCGACCGGAGCGACAGGAAGCTCGACACTCATACCCAAATGCGGGACGGTTGCACGCTTAATTGTTTCCGTTGCGCTGGCAGGACTGGGTGGGGGGGGGGGTGTACGCACCTACTCGAAGGAGGCGTCCGCGATGCGCCCACCGTCGAGCGTCCCCGTCACCGTGACCTCCTCACCGAGTTCGACGTCGACTGGCGACTCGACCGTGACGGTACGTTCGCCATCGTCGAGGATGATCGGATCGCCTGCCTGGACGACGACGCCGGTGAATTCCACGGTCTCCCCCTCGTTGCCGATATCGCTCGGTGGGCTACTCTTGGCGGATTCGTCCCCGTCGGATGTCGACCGCGCACCGGCGCCACCGGCATCGTCGCTCTGCCCGGCATCGCCGCCACCGCCGTCCGAATCGGCGAAGGCATCGAGTCCGCCCCCGTCACTGCTCGATTCTTCGTCGGTCGTGGCACCGTCTTCGAGGGGGATGACCGTCGACCGCCAGTTGGCCGAGGCCTCGATGTCGTCCTGCCAGCCGTCCTGGATCTGGACGTCGACGAAGAGGACCTCGTCGCCGGGCCCCAGGTCGATGTCCGCCTTCTCGCCCCACAGCGCGACCCGGATGTCGCCCGTCTCGTCCTGCAGACGGACGTTCCGCACCTGTCCCTCCGAGCCGTCGTCCCGGTCGAAGGTCCGTTTCGGGTCGGCCGAGCGGACGACGCCCGCGATGTCGGCCGTGTCGTCGATCTCGAGCGTCTCGATGGGGGTCGCTTCGGGTTCGAAACGGACGTCCTCGTCCGTCGCCGTGATGTCACCGTGCTCGCCGACGTGGAGTTCGAGCGAGCCGTCGCGTTCCCGCACGTATCCATCGACGATCTCGACGACGTCGTGAACGTCGAACGTCTCGACCAGGTCCGCCTGCTCGTCCCAGAGCGTGACCCGGACCCGCCCGGTTCCGTCGCCGATCAGGAGGTTCGCGACCCGCCCTTCGGAGCCGTCGTCTCGATCGAAGGTGCGGACCGGTTCCGTCCCGAGCACCTCCGCGACGAGTGTCACGTCGGAGATGCCGAGCGACAGATCGTCGATCTGGTACTCGTCCTGTATCGCCACGTCGACGTCGGTGTCCTCGTCGACCTCGACCTGTGAGACGCTGACCTCCACGCCGCTGTACCCCGAGCGGGGATGGCCCTTGACTCGGAGGACGTCGCCGACCTCGAGTTCGTCGACTGCGGCCTGGGCCTGTTCGTCCCAGAACGTGGCCCTGATCTGTCCCGTCTCGTCGGCGACCTCCACGTTGACCACTCGTCCCTCGGGGTCCTCCTCGTCGTCGCGGTCGAAGGTCCGGAGGTCGCCGATGCCGGTCACCTTCGCGACGAACTTCACCTCCTCCATGCCCGCGTCCACGTCGGCGACCCCTTCGACCTCGCCCTCGTCCAGTTCGTGGGCGATGAGCATCGCTGCGGTCTCCTCGTCGGCCAGCCCACCCATCTGTTCGACTTTCGACTCGACGGCCTCCCGGAACTCCTCGAGGGAGACGTCGGCGTCGAGGTCCTCGTAGATATCCTCGATATCGCCCATCTGTATATGCCTACACTGACCCGGTATCGGTCTTGAACCTTGTCGTTCACCCGGGAATCTCGTTCCCCGGTATCGGCGGACCGACCCCGGTTAGCTCGTGGTCGTCTCCAGCGGTATCGAGGCGACTTCCCTGACGTCTCCACCGTCACGTCCGTGTGCGACGACGACCCGGTCCGGATGCCCGCCACGGAACCGGGCGGTCACCTCGTAGTCGATGGCGGTGATGCACTCGATGCAGGCCTCGTCTTCGGCTCGCTCCTCGACCGATCGGACCGTGACGTGGAGTTCGCTCTCGGCTTCGTCGTGGACGATGGTGTCCAGTTTGGCCACGTAGCAGCCGTTATTCCCGATGATGGTCTCCTCGACGACCACGGTCGCGTCGACGATCGACGCCGTCGCGGCGGTCTCGTCGCCACTCGCACACTGCACGTCGAGGACGTCGATTTCGGCCCCCTCGTACTTCGGCCCATTCGGTGGTCGTTCGCTGGTCGTGGTGGGCTCCGTCGTCGTGGTCTCGTCGGTCGGGGAACCGGGGCTGGCACATCCTGCGAGTGGAAGGAGGGCGGTGACGGTCGCGAGGACCTGTCTGCGCTGCATATCCATCCTACGGTGGCCATCCCGATAGTGGTTCTGTAGAGTACCATCGCTCTTTGAGATATCGGCGCCAATCGTAACCGCTTTACATCGGCGCGGAGTAGCGAAAGTGAGTCCTGATAGGGTAGTGGACTATCCTCTTGGCTTGCGGAGCCAGGGACCGGAGTTCAAATCTCCGTCAGGACGCTTCCTTTCAGCCACAACACGACGAGCGAAGCGAGGAGTGTCGCTGAAAGGAAGCGTCGAGAGATTTGAGCAGACAAGTCGCAGCCCGGGAAGCGACCGAAGGGAGCGACCCGGACCGTCTTGGCGAGTTCAAATCTCCGTCAGGACGTCATTCTCTCAGCGTCACGCGGCGAGCGGCTGCCACGCGCTCGCCGCGTGGTCGAATGCCGTCCTGACGTGCCCCCAGTCGCTTCGCTCCTGGGGACTCCGTCAGGACGTTTTGCTCAAATCTGGAAAACCATCTTTCGAACCGAATCCTTCTCCGACGACCGTCCCCTCAGTCCACGAACTCGACGCCGGAGAACTCGAAGCGGGCACCACCCCAGTCGCTCTCGGTCACGCTGACCGACCAGCCGTGGGCCCCGGCTATCTCCCGGACGATGCTCAAACCGAGGCCGCTCCCCCCGTCGCTGGTGGAGTACCCGTACTCGAACACGTCATCGTGGTCCGACGATGGAATCCCGGGGCCGTCATCTGCCACGTAGAACCCATCGGGTGTCTCGCCGACCACGATTCGCAACTCGCCCGAGGAATGTTCGACCGAATTTCTGAACAGGTTCTCGAAGACGTGCTGGAGACGACTCTCGTCGGCGAAGATGGTCCGGTCGGTCCGCAGGTCCAGGGTGGCGTTGCTGGTCTCCACGTTCTGCCAGCACGCTTCCGTGAGGCTGGCCAACGCGACGGGACCTCGCTCTTCTTCGGCGACGTGCTGGCCCTCTTTGGCCCACGTGAGGACGTCCTCTACCATCTCCGTCATCCGGTCGAGTGCGTCTGCCGCCACGGCGAGGTCGTCGCTCTCGTACTCCTCTCTGGCGAGGTCGACACGCCCTTCCGCGACGGTGATCGGGTTCCGAATGTCGTGCGAGAGGACGTTCACGACGGTGTCGAGTCGTTCGTTCTCGTGTCGAAGTCGTTCGCGCTGGGATCGTAACGATTCGGCGTGGTTCAGTCGCCGGAGGGCCTCCATGGCGTGCCCGACGAGTAACTCCGCGAGTTCGCGGTCCGTCTCGTCGAACGCCCCGGCGCTTCTGGAGACGGTCTGGAAGGTCCCGACGTCGCCCATGGGGACGGTCAGTGCCGAGCGGTAGTCGCTGTCGGCGGGGGTGAGGTCACTCTCGGAGAGATCGGCCACCAGTATCGTCTCTCCCAGTTTGTACGCCCGGGTCGCGAGCGTGTCCTCCTCCAGCGGCGTTCGGGAGTAGTAGCCATCGGTTTCTCGGTCGAGCGACCAGGCACGCTGGACCAGTGCGCCATCTTCGTGGACGTCGATGGCGATCAGTGCGAAATCGAGGATGTCCTCGGCGGCGTCGATGGTGGCTTCGTACACCTCGCCGGTTGTCTCGGCGCTCTCGAGCTCGGTCGCCGCCTCGTGCAGGGCCGCCATCGCTCGTTCCCGGTTCACCCGGTCCGAGACGTCGATGTAGACGGAGTACGTGTCCAGTTCGTGTTCGTCGGAGAGTCTGATCGTCCGCAACACGAAATCTCGCAGTCCGTCGGTCGCCAGCCGCTGTACCTCCCGATCGATCAGGTCGCGCTCCCGTAGCCGCCGGTCGAGGGAACTCGCCTCCTCGCGTTGCTCGGCGGGGACGATGAGATGGTTGAGCGACTGGCCCACGACCTCGGTCTGGTCGTACCCGAAGACGGTCTCGAACGTCGAGTTGACGTCCTGGACGATGGGTTCGTCGTCCACGTAGCTCAAGGCGACGACCGACGCGGGGAAGGACTCGAACAGCGAGGCGAAGCGTTCGCGTTCCCGCTGCAGTGCCCTGGTTCGTTCTCGTTGTTCGGTGATGTCCTCGTAGACCCAGTAGAGGTCCGGGCCGGTTGCGCCGGGTATCGGGATGTTCCGGAGCTGGAAATCCTGGATGCCGTCTGCGGTCACTCGCTGGATCTTCTGGTCGATCAGTTCGTCTCGGCGGGACCGCTCGTCGATGTCGCGTGCCTCGTCCTGTCTGTCGACCGGGACGATCACCTCGTTCGCGGACCGGCCACGGACCGTCGCGGCGTCGTACCCGAAGACGGTCTCGAAAGCGGGATTCACCGCCTCGAGTATCGGCTCCCCCTCGTCGAAAGTCACGGCGACGGTGGGCTCCGGGAATCGATCGAACAGCTGTTTGTACTGCAGTTCGCTCTCGATCCGATGGATGGCATGCCCGATGTCGTCGCCCAGCTCGACGAGGAGGTCCCGCTCCGCCGCATCGAAGGCGCCCTCCTCGTTCGTGTACACGTTCAGGACGCCGTACACTGTATCCTCGAAGTGGATCGGGACCGCCGCACTCGCCCGAAATCCCCGCTCCAGTGCCGCGTCGCGCCAGGGTTCGAAGGAGGGATCGTCCGGGATCGACTGGGTGACCACCAGCTCCCGCGCATCGATGGCCCGTGCGGTCGGCCCCGCTGCCGTACCGCCATCGAGGGTGATATCGATCGCCTCCAGATACCCAGCACCGGTGCCAGCACTGACGCGAGCGGTCACGACCCCGGCATCGTCGTCAGGCTCACCGATCCAGACGAACGCGTAGGGTCGGGCCTCGCTGAGGATATCGACGACGCTCGATTCGAGCTCTCGTCTCGACCGGGATCGAATCAACGCCTGGTTGACATCCCTGATGACCCGCCGGATCCGATCGAGGGTGTACGCCCGCTTCGTCGATCGATACTGACCGATGGCGTTGGTTATCCGGTTGGCGAGCAGCGCGTACTGGCCGGTCCCGGTCTCCTTCTGGAGGTAGTCAGTGACCCCGGCCGCGATGGCCTCACTCGCGACGTCTTCGGAACCCTTCCCCGTGTATATGATGAACGGGAGGTCGGGGTGAACGTCGCGCACCCGTTCGAGGAATTCGATCCCACCCATACCG is a genomic window of Halanaeroarchaeum sp. HSR-CO containing:
- a CDS encoding histone deacetylase; its protein translation is MRFGFSETCLEHDPGPRHPENPDRLRAIREHLDGLESVEYVAPEPAPVEHVEAVHTHDYVDELRAFIEGGGGNWDPDTAATETTWDAALASAGIAIWAAAVALEGASGHETPFALGRPPGHHATPDDAMGFCFFNNAGIAAQYAIDTRGADRVAILDWDVHHGNGTQDMFYERDDVFYASIHEDGLYPGTGDIDEMGEGDGAGTTLNVPLPAGSGNPEYDATLTDVVGPAIESFDPDLLLVSAGFDAHRHDPISRMHVTTGGFRLLTRRVRETANATDSDLGFILEGGYGLDTLAEGVGAVHEVFEGRSASTPEEPIQSDVESLFEDVQAERQGIGSK
- a CDS encoding GAF domain-containing protein; translated protein: MSGERAPIRVLHVDDDQDVADLVASYLEREDDRIEVKTAGNASAGLDIVAEVDCVVSDVEMPGMGGIEFLERVRDVHPDLPFIIYTGKGSEDVASEAIAAGVTDYLQKETGTGQYALLANRITNAIGQYRSTKRAYTLDRIRRVIRDVNQALIRSRSRRELESSVVDILSEARPYAFVWIGEPDDDAGVVTARVSAGTGAGYLEAIDITLDGGTAAGPTARAIDARELVVTQSIPDDPSFEPWRDAALERGFRASAAVPIHFEDTVYGVLNVYTNEEGAFDAAERDLLVELGDDIGHAIHRIESELQYKQLFDRFPEPTVAVTFDEGEPILEAVNPAFETVFGYDAATVRGRSANEVIVPVDRQDEARDIDERSRRDELIDQKIQRVTADGIQDFQLRNIPIPGATGPDLYWVYEDITEQRERTRALQRERERFASLFESFPASVVALSYVDDEPIVQDVNSTFETVFGYDQTEVVGQSLNHLIVPAEQREEASSLDRRLRERDLIDREVQRLATDGLRDFVLRTIRLSDEHELDTYSVYIDVSDRVNRERAMAALHEAATELESAETTGEVYEATIDAAEDILDFALIAIDVHEDGALVQRAWSLDRETDGYYSRTPLEEDTLATRAYKLGETILVADLSESDLTPADSDYRSALTVPMGDVGTFQTVSRSAGAFDETDRELAELLVGHAMEALRRLNHAESLRSQRERLRHENERLDTVVNVLSHDIRNPITVAEGRVDLAREEYESDDLAVAADALDRMTEMVEDVLTWAKEGQHVAEEERGPVALASLTEACWQNVETSNATLDLRTDRTIFADESRLQHVFENLFRNSVEHSSGELRIVVGETPDGFYVADDGPGIPSSDHDDVFEYGYSTSDGGSGLGLSIVREIAGAHGWSVSVTESDWGGARFEFSGVEFVD
- the cca gene encoding CCA tRNA nucleotidyltransferase, producing the protein MTGGDRFDEVVSAVRERVDPAEEERRRLQRTAATLVAEAEAVIDDLDVDADVLQVGSTARETWVSGDRDIDIFVRFDTSLTRAELERYGLQVGNRVLPDGREEYAEHPYVSGQRDGFDVDLVPCYRVDAATEIRSSVDRTPFHDRYLSARLTPKTAGDVRLFKQFLKGIRAYGSDLKTRGFSGYLTELLVLEYGGFEAVLDAASAWQPPVRLDPEEHGSTTFDDPLVVIDPTDPDRNVAAVVDAKNVARLQHYAREFLAEPSVDRCFPDDFDPLTEADIRNHLERRATTPLAIRFDPPDVVDDQLYPQLRRSLQGLRTGLEQQGFEILRSTVFADRTAVLFLELTVATRPDVERHEGPPVHVEEHARGFLEKYADSAVYGPFIDGDRYVVERERSITAAREFVETGLLDVALGAQVETALEDGYDVLEGAAVTALVPEFGGALARYFEPMP
- a CDS encoding single-stranded DNA binding protein, which gives rise to MGDIEDIYEDLDADVSLEEFREAVESKVEQMGGLADEETAAMLIAHELDEGEVEGVADVDAGMEEVKFVAKVTGIGDLRTFDRDDEEDPEGRVVNVEVADETGQIRATFWDEQAQAAVDELEVGDVLRVKGHPRSGYSGVEVSVSQVEVDEDTDVDVAIQDEYQIDDLSLGISDVTLVAEVLGTEPVRTFDRDDGSEGRVANLLIGDGTGRVRVTLWDEQADLVETFDVHDVVEIVDGYVRERDGSLELHVGEHGDITATDEDVRFEPEATPIETLEIDDTADIAGVVRSADPKRTFDRDDGSEGQVRNVRLQDETGDIRVALWGEKADIDLGPGDEVLFVDVQIQDGWQDDIEASANWRSTVIPLEDGATTDEESSSDGGGLDAFADSDGGGGDAGQSDDAGGAGARSTSDGDESAKSSPPSDIGNEGETVEFTGVVVQAGDPIILDDGERTVTVESPVDVELGEEVTVTGTLDGGRIADASFE
- a CDS encoding histone gives rise to the protein MSVELPVAPVDTLIRRQAGDLRVSKDAAEELARRIQERGASLAAEAAEGARADGRKTLMVEDFSSSATGDESVTLPVAPVDRIARLDIPPEFRVAADARVALAAILEEWAADVADGARVLAEHAGRRTIQAEDIQTYLRLVE